The proteins below are encoded in one region of Aeromonas jandaei:
- the malF gene encoding maltose ABC transporter permease MalF codes for MEVVPSVESYAGPKDKHTWLKWTIAALVAILNGYAAVMMYASGEWVFALLDLVVVSVGLYVFMNKKTYAHRYIFPGVAGMVVFIIFPLAYTIGIAFTNYSGSNLLSVEQARDYHLKKTYKVSGGEFDFTLLGGDNGQFQLQLNQDDHAYISQPVTLMNNKARELAVSEGRVQTTPQLIELTPVTGEIASKPAPIRAIVDHRTHLSALDLVLPDGSTHLTLSSLRKFAAQKSQYTRLMDGAVLKSGVVIKDSNLLRDNQSGELMLPNGETGFYQYIDDQGQFVGKGIAPGFVVSVGWKNFARIVTDPGIQAPFLQIFVWTVIFSACSVAFTLAIGMVLACLVQWESLKGRGFYRVMLILPYAIPAFISILVFKGLFNQNFGEINMFLEAAFGIKPDWYTNPMLAKVMILIVNTWLGYPYMMILCMGLLKAIPEDLYEASAMDGAGPVQNFFKITVPLLMKPLTPLLIASFAFNFNNFVLIQLLTNGAPDIIGASTPAGTTDLLVSYTYRIAFQGSGGQDYGLASAIATAIFLIVGALALLNLKLSKADKQL; via the coding sequence ATGGAAGTAGTACCTTCTGTTGAGTCCTATGCCGGTCCGAAGGATAAGCACACCTGGCTTAAGTGGACTATCGCGGCCCTGGTCGCCATCCTCAACGGCTACGCAGCCGTGATGATGTACGCCAGTGGCGAGTGGGTATTCGCGCTGCTGGATCTGGTGGTGGTATCCGTCGGTCTGTATGTCTTCATGAACAAGAAGACCTATGCCCATCGCTACATCTTTCCGGGTGTGGCTGGCATGGTTGTATTTATCATCTTCCCTCTTGCCTACACGATTGGCATTGCCTTCACCAACTATTCGGGCTCCAACTTGCTCTCCGTGGAGCAGGCTCGTGATTATCATCTGAAGAAAACCTACAAGGTGTCGGGCGGTGAATTCGATTTTACTCTGCTGGGTGGCGACAACGGCCAGTTCCAGCTGCAGCTGAACCAGGATGATCACGCCTATATCAGCCAACCCGTCACCCTGATGAACAACAAGGCCCGCGAACTGGCCGTAAGTGAAGGGCGGGTACAGACTACACCTCAGCTTATCGAGCTGACTCCGGTCACTGGCGAGATTGCCAGCAAACCGGCGCCCATTCGCGCTATCGTAGATCATCGCACCCACCTGAGCGCGCTGGATCTGGTGCTGCCCGATGGTTCCACCCATCTTACCCTGAGCAGCCTGCGCAAGTTTGCCGCCCAGAAGTCCCAGTACACCCGTCTGATGGATGGCGCCGTGCTCAAGTCCGGCGTGGTGATCAAAGACAGCAACCTGCTGCGCGACAACCAGAGCGGCGAGCTGATGCTGCCCAACGGCGAGACCGGTTTCTACCAGTACATCGACGATCAGGGCCAGTTTGTCGGCAAGGGCATCGCTCCGGGCTTTGTGGTCAGCGTGGGTTGGAAGAACTTCGCCCGCATCGTGACTGACCCGGGTATTCAGGCGCCGTTCCTGCAGATCTTCGTCTGGACCGTGATCTTCTCTGCCTGTTCCGTGGCGTTCACTCTGGCCATCGGTATGGTGCTGGCCTGTCTGGTGCAGTGGGAATCGCTCAAGGGGCGCGGCTTCTATCGGGTCATGTTGATCCTGCCCTACGCAATTCCGGCGTTTATCTCCATCCTTGTGTTCAAGGGGTTGTTCAACCAGAACTTCGGTGAGATCAACATGTTCCTGGAAGCGGCCTTTGGCATCAAGCCGGACTGGTATACCAATCCCATGCTGGCCAAGGTGATGATCCTGATCGTCAACACCTGGCTGGGCTACCCCTACATGATGATCCTCTGCATGGGCCTGCTCAAAGCTATCCCGGAAGACCTCTATGAAGCGTCCGCCATGGACGGTGCCGGTCCGGTGCAGAACTTCTTCAAGATCACCGTGCCGCTGCTGATGAAGCCGCTGACCCCGCTGTTGATTGCCTCGTTCGCCTTCAACTTCAACAACTTCGTACTTATCCAGTTGTTGACCAACGGTGCTCCGGACATCATCGGTGCCAGCACTCCGGCCGGTACTACTGACCTGCTGGTGAGCTACACCTACCGGATTGCATTCCAGGGATCGGGTGGTCAGGACTACGGTCTGGCCAGTGCCATCGCCACCGCCATCTTCCTCATCGTAGGTGCGCTGGCGCTGCTCAACCTGAAATTGTCCAAAGCCGACAAACAGCTGTAA
- the malG gene encoding maltose ABC transporter permease MalG: MAIVQPKSVKYRVWATHLVMWGFLALIIFPLIMVIAISFRNGNFAVGEIIPSNPTLDHWKLALGISITNADGSITPPPFPVLTWLWNSIKIAGITALMIVTLSTTCAYAFARLRFRGKSTILQGMLIFQMFPAVLALVAIYALFNKIGDYIPWLGLNTHGGLILAYMGGIALHVWTIKGYFETIDSSLEEAAAIDGATPWQAFRLILLPLSVPILAVVFILAFIGSITEVPMASILLQDVNNLTLAVGAQQYLYPQNYLWGDFAAAAVLSGFPITVVFLLAQRWLVGGLTAGGVKG, from the coding sequence ATGGCAATCGTACAACCCAAATCAGTCAAATACCGAGTGTGGGCAACCCACCTGGTCATGTGGGGCTTCCTGGCGCTGATCATCTTCCCGTTGATCATGGTTATCGCCATCTCGTTCCGTAACGGTAACTTCGCGGTAGGGGAGATCATCCCCTCCAACCCAACCCTGGATCACTGGAAACTGGCGCTGGGCATCTCCATCACCAACGCCGACGGCAGCATCACACCGCCGCCGTTTCCGGTGCTGACCTGGTTGTGGAACTCCATCAAGATCGCCGGCATCACTGCCCTGATGATCGTGACGCTCTCCACAACTTGTGCCTACGCCTTTGCCCGCCTGCGTTTTCGTGGCAAGTCCACCATCCTGCAGGGCATGCTGATTTTCCAGATGTTCCCGGCTGTGCTGGCACTGGTGGCCATCTATGCGCTCTTTAACAAGATTGGTGACTACATCCCCTGGCTGGGTCTCAACACCCACGGTGGCCTGATCCTTGCCTACATGGGCGGCATCGCCCTGCACGTCTGGACCATCAAGGGCTACTTCGAGACCATCGACTCCTCTCTGGAGGAGGCTGCGGCCATCGACGGTGCGACTCCGTGGCAGGCATTCCGCCTGATCCTGTTGCCCTTGTCGGTACCCATTCTGGCGGTGGTATTCATTCTGGCCTTTATCGGTTCCATTACCGAGGTGCCCATGGCCTCCATCCTGCTGCAGGATGTGAACAATCTGACCCTGGCGGTCGGAGCCCAGCAGTACCTCTATCCGCAGAACTACCTGTGGGGTGACTTTGCCGCAGCCGCCGTGCTCTCCGGCTTCCCCATCACAGTGGTGTTCCTGTTGGCGCAGCGCTGGCTGGTTGGCGGTCTGACCGCCGGTGGTGTGAAAGGTTAA
- a CDS encoding ABC transporter ATP-binding protein: MAEVVLNNVRKNYDPAVHKDTLRNINLSIKEGEFIVFVGPSGCGKSTLLRMIAGLEDITSGELTIGGRYMNDVPPVERNVGMVFQSYALYPHMNIYENMAFGLKLKKMDKENIHKRVMRAAEILGLEPLLERKPKALSGGQRQRVAIGRSIVQQPQVFLFDEPLSNLDAALRVKMRIEIAKLHKELNSTIIYVTHDQVEAMTLADKIVVLSPLKADAASNLEQFGSPLDLYHNPDNKFVAGFIGSPKMNFLAAELMEIGEQECVVKLSTGDSVRVRVDARRGAVGDKVELGIRPEHLVPLSHAHADSKLSGVVQVAEHLGAESFVYMDVDGHDFTVKTTSDVDVATGQSYSVGIPAEACYLFDAKEQAFPRTAKYIRT; encoded by the coding sequence ATGGCTGAAGTAGTACTCAACAACGTTCGCAAAAATTACGACCCGGCTGTTCACAAGGACACCCTGCGCAATATCAACCTCTCCATCAAGGAAGGGGAGTTTATCGTCTTCGTCGGTCCGTCCGGCTGCGGTAAATCCACCCTGCTGCGAATGATCGCGGGTCTGGAAGACATCACCAGCGGTGAGCTGACCATCGGCGGTCGCTACATGAACGACGTGCCGCCGGTAGAGCGCAACGTCGGCATGGTGTTCCAGTCCTACGCCCTCTATCCGCACATGAACATCTACGAGAACATGGCCTTTGGCCTCAAGCTCAAGAAGATGGACAAGGAGAACATCCACAAACGGGTGATGCGTGCCGCTGAAATTCTGGGTCTGGAGCCGCTGCTGGAGCGCAAGCCCAAGGCACTCTCCGGCGGTCAGCGCCAGCGGGTTGCCATCGGTCGCTCCATCGTGCAGCAGCCGCAGGTGTTCCTGTTTGACGAGCCGCTCTCCAACCTCGACGCCGCGTTGCGGGTCAAGATGCGGATCGAGATCGCCAAGCTGCACAAGGAGCTCAACTCCACCATCATCTACGTGACCCACGATCAGGTGGAAGCGATGACCCTGGCCGACAAGATCGTGGTGCTGAGTCCGCTCAAGGCCGATGCCGCCAGCAACCTGGAGCAGTTCGGTTCACCGCTGGATCTCTACCACAACCCGGACAACAAGTTTGTGGCCGGTTTTATCGGTTCGCCCAAGATGAACTTCCTGGCCGCCGAGCTGATGGAGATTGGTGAGCAGGAGTGCGTGGTCAAGCTCTCTACCGGCGACAGCGTGCGGGTGCGGGTCGATGCCCGTCGTGGCGCGGTGGGTGACAAGGTTGAGCTGGGCATCCGCCCGGAGCATCTGGTGCCGCTGAGCCACGCCCATGCCGACAGCAAGCTGAGCGGCGTGGTGCAGGTTGCCGAGCATCTTGGGGCCGAATCATTCGTCTATATGGATGTGGATGGTCACGACTTTACCGTCAAGACCACCTCCGACGTGGATGTGGCGACTGGTCAGAGCTACAGCGTGGGGATCCCGGCTGAAGCCTGCTATCTGTTTGATGCCAAGGAGCAGGCGTTCCCCCGCACCGCCAAGTACATCCGTACCTGA
- the ppk2 gene encoding polyphosphate kinase 2 has product MPKDKSKKRPRLEKKCYEHHLAHLQEELVKLQEWVKQEGLKVVVLFEGRDAAGKGGVIKAITEPLNPRVCRVTALPAPSDRERSQWYFQRYVAHLPAAGEMVLFDRSWYNRAGVERVMGFCSDAEYREFLRACPEFERMLIRSGITLIKYWFSVSDEEQEKRFKERINTPIKRWKFSPMDLQSRSRWVEYSRAKDDMFTYTDTQDSPWFVVEADDKRRARLNCIAHLLGKVPYEAIHYEPIKLPPIKTEGYERPPLTSQTFVPDITADFEG; this is encoded by the coding sequence ATGCCGAAGGACAAGAGCAAGAAGCGGCCACGTCTGGAGAAGAAATGTTATGAACACCACCTCGCCCACCTGCAGGAGGAGCTGGTCAAGCTGCAGGAGTGGGTCAAGCAGGAGGGGCTCAAGGTGGTAGTGCTGTTCGAGGGACGGGACGCTGCCGGCAAGGGGGGGGTCATCAAGGCGATCACCGAGCCCCTCAACCCCCGGGTCTGCCGTGTGACGGCGCTGCCCGCCCCCTCAGACAGGGAGCGCTCCCAGTGGTACTTTCAGCGTTATGTGGCCCACCTGCCCGCTGCTGGCGAGATGGTGCTGTTTGACCGCTCCTGGTACAACCGAGCCGGGGTCGAGCGGGTGATGGGCTTTTGCAGCGACGCCGAGTATCGCGAGTTTCTGCGCGCCTGCCCCGAGTTCGAGCGGATGCTGATCCGCTCCGGCATCACCCTGATCAAATACTGGTTCTCGGTCTCCGATGAGGAGCAGGAGAAGCGCTTCAAGGAGCGGATCAACACCCCCATCAAGCGCTGGAAGTTCAGCCCGATGGACTTGCAGTCCCGCTCGCGCTGGGTCGAATACTCCCGCGCCAAAGATGACATGTTCACCTACACCGACACCCAGGACAGTCCCTGGTTTGTGGTGGAGGCGGACGACAAGCGCCGCGCCCGCCTCAACTGCATCGCCCATCTGCTGGGCAAGGTGCCCTACGAGGCGATCCACTACGAGCCCATCAAGCTCCCCCCCATCAAGACCGAAGGGTACGAACGCCCGCCCCTGACCAGCCAGACCTTTGTCCCCGATATTACTGCTGATTTCGAGGGCTGA
- a CDS encoding alpha/beta fold hydrolase yields the protein MKQFMEIAGRRMAYLDEGQGPVLLFGHSYLWDSAMWAPQIEALKGSYRCIVPELWGHGDSDLLPEGACTLATLARDHLALLDALGVDEFVLVGLSIGGMWGVELARMAPARLKGLVLMDSFVGLEPQITCERYLGMLAMIEQLGTVPAPIVEQVAPLFFANQPDEALMSGFKARLAAWPKDKIAAMVAVGRSFVTREDRIEWLEEISIPALVMTGCEDKARPVLEGYLMAEVLGCPFREIPAAGHISSLENPAFVNQQLTGFLAALSA from the coding sequence ATGAAGCAATTTATGGAGATAGCGGGCCGCCGGATGGCCTATCTGGATGAAGGGCAAGGGCCGGTGCTGCTGTTTGGCCATAGCTATCTGTGGGATAGCGCCATGTGGGCGCCGCAAATCGAGGCGCTCAAAGGGAGCTATCGCTGCATCGTTCCCGAGCTGTGGGGCCACGGCGATTCCGATCTGCTTCCGGAAGGCGCCTGCACGCTGGCAACCCTGGCGCGCGATCATCTGGCGCTGCTCGATGCCCTCGGGGTTGACGAGTTCGTGCTGGTGGGCCTCTCCATCGGTGGCATGTGGGGTGTGGAGCTGGCGCGCATGGCCCCAGCTCGCCTCAAGGGGCTGGTGCTGATGGACAGTTTCGTTGGCCTCGAGCCGCAGATCACCTGCGAGCGCTACCTCGGCATGCTGGCGATGATCGAGCAGCTTGGCACTGTGCCGGCGCCCATCGTCGAACAGGTGGCGCCGCTCTTTTTTGCCAATCAGCCTGATGAGGCGCTGATGAGCGGTTTCAAGGCGCGCCTTGCCGCCTGGCCAAAGGATAAGATTGCCGCCATGGTGGCGGTGGGCCGCAGCTTTGTGACCCGTGAAGATCGCATCGAGTGGCTGGAGGAGATCAGCATTCCTGCCTTGGTGATGACCGGCTGCGAGGACAAGGCGCGCCCGGTGCTGGAGGGCTATCTGATGGCCGAGGTACTGGGTTGCCCGTTCAGGGAGATCCCGGCAGCTGGCCACATCTCGTCGCTGGAAAATCCGGCCTTCGTCAATCAGCAGCTGACCGGGTTTCTGGCGGCGCTATCAGCCTGA
- a CDS encoding MipA/OmpV family protein, with amino-acid sequence MTFFRQIRAAGLTALLLAAALPASADIDLGSMDLLTSDSPTSPVPQGFVAGAALIGGQARYEAQDNATYAIPGFIYFGKQFMFLGDRARYYFHKDENVALYGYGRVRFGNLDPEDSPAFSGMEQRKWQLEGGIGGNIITPYALLTVRANSDITGRSKGQELLLWADFPIQRDNLLIMPGMGVMLRSDKMANYYFGGISESEATAQRPAWDTGSTLSPMAALITSYRFSPNWIGMFAMNYELYDRDIKNSPIVQHDGELYAGFALGYIW; translated from the coding sequence ATGACCTTTTTTCGTCAAATCAGAGCGGCAGGGCTGACGGCCCTGCTCCTCGCTGCCGCCTTGCCCGCCAGCGCCGATATCGACCTTGGTTCCATGGATCTGCTCACCAGCGACAGCCCTACCAGCCCGGTGCCACAGGGCTTTGTCGCCGGTGCGGCGCTCATCGGGGGACAAGCCCGCTATGAGGCGCAAGATAATGCCACCTACGCTATCCCGGGCTTTATCTACTTCGGCAAGCAGTTCATGTTTCTCGGCGATCGGGCGCGCTACTACTTCCACAAAGATGAGAACGTCGCCCTGTACGGCTATGGCCGGGTGCGGTTTGGCAATCTGGACCCCGAGGATTCTCCAGCATTCAGCGGCATGGAACAGCGCAAATGGCAGCTGGAAGGCGGGATTGGTGGCAACATCATCACCCCCTACGCCCTGCTGACAGTGCGAGCCAACAGCGATATCACCGGCCGCAGCAAGGGTCAGGAGCTGCTGCTGTGGGCCGACTTCCCCATCCAGCGCGACAACCTGCTCATCATGCCGGGGATGGGGGTGATGCTGCGCAGCGACAAGATGGCCAACTACTACTTCGGCGGCATCTCCGAAAGCGAGGCCACCGCCCAGCGGCCAGCCTGGGACACGGGCTCAACCCTCTCCCCCATGGCGGCGCTCATCACCAGCTACCGCTTCAGTCCCAACTGGATTGGCATGTTTGCCATGAACTACGAATTGTATGATCGGGACATCAAAAACAGCCCCATCGTCCAGCACGACGGCGAACTCTATGCGGGATTTGCCTTGGGCTATATCTGGTAA
- a CDS encoding AI-2E family transporter, with translation MLEVLKRWYQTRFSDPDAVTLFLLLVFCFAIIWLFGDLLAPLLVALVMAYLLEWPVARLQKAGLSRTLATSVILILFITVAVAALLGLIPTLVSQGINLAKEAPAMLTHAQDYVRTLPDRYPELIDVSLVETVIDNIRQRILSGGEHLVSASLSSLVNVVAIMIYLILVPLMVFFMLKDKRVLMGSLRRFLPRNRTLVNRVWVEMNNQIINYIRGKVIEILIVGIATYVPFALMGLRYSVLLAVAVGFSVLIPYIGAAVVTVPVAMVALFQWGLTPEFAWLMVAYLVIQALDGNLLVPVLFSEAVNLHPVAIIIAVLVFGGLWGFWGVFFAIPLATLVKAVINAWPKREDLPSAAK, from the coding sequence ATGTTAGAAGTCTTGAAGCGCTGGTATCAGACCCGGTTCTCCGATCCCGATGCCGTTACCCTCTTCCTGTTGCTGGTCTTCTGCTTTGCCATCATCTGGCTGTTTGGCGATCTGCTGGCCCCCCTGCTGGTGGCGCTGGTGATGGCCTACCTGCTGGAGTGGCCGGTGGCCCGGCTGCAAAAGGCGGGGCTGTCGCGCACCCTGGCCACCAGCGTCATTCTGATCCTCTTTATTACGGTGGCAGTCGCCGCCCTCTTGGGCCTTATCCCGACCCTGGTCAGTCAGGGGATCAATCTGGCCAAAGAGGCGCCGGCCATGCTGACTCACGCTCAGGATTATGTCCGCACCCTGCCCGACCGCTATCCCGAACTCATCGACGTCAGTCTGGTGGAGACCGTCATCGACAACATTCGCCAGCGCATTCTCAGTGGCGGCGAGCATCTGGTGAGCGCCTCGCTCAGCTCGCTGGTGAACGTGGTCGCCATCATGATCTACCTGATCCTGGTGCCACTGATGGTCTTCTTCATGCTCAAGGACAAGCGGGTCTTGATGGGCAGCCTGCGCCGCTTCCTGCCTCGCAACCGCACCCTGGTCAACCGGGTGTGGGTCGAGATGAACAACCAGATCATCAACTACATCCGCGGCAAGGTGATCGAGATCCTTATCGTCGGCATCGCCACCTATGTCCCCTTCGCCCTGATGGGGCTGCGCTACTCGGTGCTGCTGGCGGTCGCGGTCGGCTTCTCGGTGCTGATCCCCTACATCGGCGCCGCAGTGGTGACTGTGCCGGTGGCCATGGTCGCCCTGTTCCAGTGGGGCCTCACCCCGGAGTTCGCCTGGCTGATGGTGGCCTATCTGGTCATTCAGGCTCTCGATGGCAACCTGCTGGTGCCGGTGCTCTTCTCGGAGGCAGTCAACCTCCATCCGGTCGCCATCATCATCGCCGTGCTGGTCTTTGGCGGATTGTGGGGATTCTGGGGGGTCTTCTTCGCCATTCCCCTCGCCACCCTGGTCAAGGCGGTGATCAATGCCTGGCCAAAACGCGAAGATCTGCCGAGCGCCGCAAAATAA
- a CDS encoding sulfurtransferase TusA family protein: MEYLDLTPWRCPEPLIRLKLWLREAKTGQTVTIRLADAGSRQDIPAYLQRLGHGVILTPEPDNTLSLQLVVGATQPS; this comes from the coding sequence ATGGAATATCTCGACCTGACCCCCTGGCGCTGTCCCGAGCCACTGATCCGGCTCAAGCTCTGGTTGCGGGAGGCCAAAACCGGCCAAACCGTGACCATACGGCTGGCCGATGCGGGCTCACGGCAGGATATTCCGGCCTATCTGCAGCGTCTCGGCCACGGGGTCATTCTCACCCCCGAGCCGGATAATACCCTCTCTTTGCAGCTGGTTGTCGGGGCGACACAGCCATCTTGA
- a CDS encoding M48 family metalloprotease, translating into MARFSPLMASLPLLASLMGATFHAEANNQLPDIGTAGVSALPIEQEVRYGNAFMRFARAGLPIIDDPVLSQYIDDLGQRLLSNADGVRFPFTFFLINDPSINAAAFLGGRVKVHTGLFLYADSESELASVLAHEITHVTQRHIARYMEAQASSSAVTLAGLVGSIALAVINPTAGIAALQTTLGLSMQSAINYTRDNEYEADRIGMKTLYDAGFDPMGMANFFQKLAAEYRYASKPPEMLLTHPLPETRISEARARASSYGRRDLPPSLDFWLAKVRIQVRYGTDTPQGMLSYFDSRIQKGDYPLKDAAIYGKALALIQLKRTDEADTLMKELATRHPEDLFIVDAQTDIDLAKGRSAQAIARLEKFRSQMPDNEVVVVNLGNAYLESGNYKKSIAILDPYARAHEENNLAWNLLSDAYRKAGRMTELHMARAEILSLRGDYQAAIDELIVARGTTSDRMTLARLEARITELERAKKDLDSLKG; encoded by the coding sequence GTGGCACGCTTTTCCCCCCTGATGGCATCACTTCCCCTGCTGGCTTCCCTGATGGGCGCCACGTTTCATGCCGAGGCGAACAATCAGCTTCCTGACATAGGCACCGCCGGGGTATCGGCCCTGCCCATCGAGCAGGAGGTACGCTATGGCAACGCCTTCATGCGCTTTGCCCGTGCCGGTTTGCCGATCATCGATGATCCCGTGTTGAGCCAATATATCGACGATCTGGGGCAGCGCCTGCTCTCCAACGCCGATGGGGTGCGTTTCCCGTTTACCTTCTTCCTGATTAACGATCCCAGCATCAACGCGGCCGCCTTCCTTGGCGGGCGGGTCAAGGTGCACACCGGCCTGTTCCTCTACGCCGACAGCGAGAGCGAGCTCGCCTCGGTACTGGCCCACGAAATCACCCACGTGACCCAGCGCCACATCGCCCGCTATATGGAAGCGCAGGCAAGCAGCTCGGCGGTGACTCTGGCCGGTCTGGTGGGCTCCATCGCACTGGCGGTGATCAACCCGACCGCCGGTATTGCGGCGTTGCAGACCACGCTGGGCCTCTCCATGCAGTCTGCCATCAACTACACCCGCGACAACGAATACGAAGCGGACCGGATCGGCATGAAGACCCTCTACGATGCCGGTTTCGATCCCATGGGGATGGCCAACTTCTTCCAGAAACTGGCTGCCGAGTATCGCTATGCCAGCAAGCCGCCTGAAATGCTGCTGACTCACCCGCTGCCGGAGACCCGGATCAGCGAGGCCCGAGCCCGGGCGAGCAGCTATGGCCGCCGCGACCTGCCGCCGAGCCTCGACTTCTGGTTGGCCAAGGTGCGCATTCAGGTGCGCTATGGCACAGATACCCCGCAGGGGATGCTGAGTTACTTCGATAGCCGGATCCAGAAAGGGGATTATCCGCTCAAGGATGCCGCCATCTATGGCAAGGCGCTGGCGCTGATCCAGCTCAAACGCACCGACGAAGCAGATACGCTGATGAAAGAGCTGGCCACCCGTCATCCGGAAGATCTCTTTATCGTCGATGCCCAGACCGACATCGACCTGGCCAAGGGACGCAGTGCCCAGGCCATCGCGCGCCTCGAGAAGTTCCGCAGCCAGATGCCGGACAACGAGGTGGTGGTGGTCAACCTTGGCAACGCCTATCTCGAAAGCGGCAACTACAAGAAGTCCATCGCCATCCTCGACCCCTATGCCCGTGCGCATGAGGAGAACAATCTGGCCTGGAACCTGCTCTCCGACGCCTATCGCAAGGCGGGCAGAATGACCGAGCTGCACATGGCGCGGGCTGAAATCCTCTCCCTGCGCGGTGATTATCAGGCGGCCATCGACGAGCTGATCGTGGCGCGTGGCACCACCAGTGACCGGATGACTCTGGCCCGACTGGAGGCGCGTATCACCGAGCTGGAGCGAGCCAAGAAGGATCTCGACAGCCTCAAGGGGTGA
- a CDS encoding TlpA family protein disulfide reductase → MVRVSGSGKELKRICWLIVAGLLGACTPAPEFTDAAGQTVALDHFAGKPLLVNYFAPWCAPCLREMPHLNALAAEGEIAVVAINYDPITPAELDKLAAQYHIKVPLLIANEDARLPFPRPSGLPTSYLLDSEGKLKQTLVGELGQSQIDALKASIRHPGN, encoded by the coding sequence ATGGTCAGGGTAAGCGGCAGTGGAAAGGAATTGAAACGAATTTGTTGGCTGATTGTGGCTGGCCTGCTGGGCGCCTGCACGCCCGCCCCCGAATTTACCGACGCAGCGGGGCAAACGGTGGCTCTTGACCACTTTGCCGGCAAGCCGCTCTTGGTCAACTACTTCGCCCCTTGGTGCGCCCCCTGCCTGCGAGAGATGCCGCACCTCAACGCGTTGGCTGCCGAGGGAGAGATCGCCGTGGTGGCAATCAACTACGATCCGATCACCCCGGCCGAGCTGGACAAGCTGGCCGCCCAGTACCACATCAAGGTGCCGCTCCTTATTGCCAATGAGGATGCCAGGCTCCCCTTCCCTCGCCCAAGCGGGCTGCCTACCAGCTACCTGCTCGATAGTGAGGGCAAACTCAAGCAGACGCTGGTTGGTGAACTGGGTCAATCGCAGATCGACGCCCTCAAGGCATCCATCAGGCATCCGGGCAACTGA
- the arsC gene encoding arsenate reductase (glutaredoxin) (This arsenate reductase requires both glutathione and glutaredoxin to convert arsenate to arsenite, after which the efflux transporter formed by ArsA and ArsB can extrude the arsenite from the cell, providing resistance.), whose translation MSETQIYHNPRCSKSRETLALLEQHGIAPDVVLYLEQAPSEEEIRKLLTLLGFSDPRQLMRTKEDLYKELGLGEVNGDDLIRAMHQHPKLIERPIVIKNGQARIGRPPELVLEILK comes from the coding sequence ATGAGCGAGACCCAAATTTACCACAATCCGCGCTGCTCGAAGAGCCGTGAAACCCTTGCGCTGCTGGAACAGCACGGGATCGCCCCTGATGTAGTGCTCTATCTGGAGCAGGCCCCGAGTGAAGAGGAGATCCGCAAGCTGCTGACCCTGCTCGGCTTTAGCGACCCGCGCCAGCTGATGCGCACCAAGGAAGATCTCTACAAGGAGCTGGGCCTTGGTGAAGTGAATGGCGACGACTTGATCCGTGCCATGCACCAGCATCCCAAGCTGATCGAGCGCCCCATCGTCATCAAGAACGGTCAGGCCCGCATTGGTCGCCCGCCGGAGCTGGTGCTGGAGATCCTCAAGTGA
- a CDS encoding DUF2069 domain-containing protein, whose product MSTRFARLLTLVGFFGLLGWVILWHLWLSPHPDLNPWLLPVIWTVPLLFPLKGIVQGNPYTHAWGNFVLMPYFLHALTLITTDEGERWLAVVELLFTTLAFVGTIYYARLRGRELGLSIRKKKDEAR is encoded by the coding sequence GTGAGCACCCGCTTTGCCCGTCTGCTGACCCTGGTCGGCTTCTTTGGTCTGCTGGGCTGGGTCATCCTCTGGCATCTGTGGCTCTCGCCCCATCCTGATCTCAACCCCTGGCTGTTGCCGGTGATCTGGACGGTGCCGCTGCTTTTCCCCCTCAAGGGGATAGTGCAGGGCAACCCCTATACCCATGCCTGGGGCAACTTCGTGCTGATGCCCTACTTCCTCCATGCCCTGACCCTGATCACCACGGATGAGGGGGAGCGGTGGTTGGCGGTGGTGGAGCTGCTGTTCACCACCCTCGCGTTTGTCGGCACCATCTACTACGCCCGGCTGCGTGGCCGCGAACTGGGCCTCAGCATTCGCAAGAAGAAAGACGAAGCCAGGTAA